The following coding sequences are from one Eptesicus fuscus isolate TK198812 chromosome 7, DD_ASM_mEF_20220401, whole genome shotgun sequence window:
- the NAGA gene encoding alpha-N-acetylgalactosaminidase isoform X1 produces the protein MLWKTAPLLALVGQVLVLENGLLRRPPMGWLAWERFRCNIDCEEDPENCISERLFMEMADRLAQDGWRDLGYTYLNIDDCWIGGRDAKGRLVPSPKRFPNGIAFLADYAHSLGLQLGIYEDLGNFTCMGFPGTTLDKVVQDAQTFAEWKVDMLKLDGCFSTPEERAKGYPMMAAALNATGRPIAFSCSWPAYEGGLPPKVNYSQLAEICNLWRNYDDIQDSWSSVLSVLDWFVDHQDILQPVAGPGHWNDPDMLLIGNFGLSFEQARAQMALWTVLAAPLFISTDLRTISAQNMDILQNPLMIKINQDPLGIQGRRILKEKSLIEVFLRPLDNNAYALVFFSRRTDMPYRFHCSLSQLNFTSSSLYEAQDVYTGGVISGLRTETIFTVIINPSGVVMWYLYPIGKLRTPLQ, from the exons ATGTTGTGGAAGACAG CGCCCTTGCTAGCCCTGGTGGGCCAGGTGCTGGTGCTGGAGAACGGGCTCCTGCGGAGGCCGCCCatgggctggctggcctgggaaCGCTTTCGCTGCAACATTGACTGTGAAGAGGACCCAGAGAACTGCATCAG TGAGCGGCTCTTCATGGAGATGGCTGACCGGCTGGCACAGGACGGATGGCGGGACCTGGGCTACACGTACCTTAACATCGATGACTGCTGGATTGGTGGGCGCGATGCCAAAGGCCGCCTGGTGCCTAGTCCCAAGCGCTTCCCCAACGGCATTGCCTTCCTGGCTGACTAT GCTCActccctgggcctccagctgGGCATCTATGAGGACCTGGGCAATTTCACCTGCATGGGTTTCCCAGGCACCACGCTAGACAAGGTGGTCCAGGATGCTCAAACCTTCGCCGAGTGGAAGGTGGACATGCTGAAGCTGGATGGCTGCTTCTCGACCCCGGAGGAACGGGCCAAGG GGTACCCCATGATGGCTGCTGCCCTGAATGCCACGGGCCGCCCCATCGCCttctcctgcagctggccagccTACGAAGGGGGCCTCCCCCCGAAG GTGAACTACAGTCAGCTGGCAGAGATCTGTAACCTGTGGCGCAACTATGACGACATCCAGGACTCCTGGAGCAGTGTGCTGTCCGTCCTGGACTGGTTTGTGGACCATCAGGACATTCTGCAGCCAGTGGCAGGCCCTGGACACTGGAACGACCCAGACATG CTGCTCATTGGGAACTTTGGCCTCAGTTTCGAGCAAGCTCGGGCCCAGATGGCCCTGTGGACAGTGCTGGCGGCCCCCCTCTTCATATCCACAGACCTGCGTACCATCTCCGCCCAGAACATGGACATTCTGCAGAATCCACTCATGATCAAAATCAACCAGGATCCCTTAGGCATCCAGGGACGCAGGATTCTCAAG GAGAAGTCCCTCATTGAAGTGTTCCTGCGGCCCCTGGACAATAATGCCTACGCCTTGGTCTTCTTCAGCCGCAGGACAGATATGCCTTATCGCTTCCACTGCTCCCTCTCCCAGCTCAACTTCACCAGCTCCAGCTTGTACGAG GCCCAGGATGTCTACACGGGTGGCGTCATCAGTGGCCTCCGGACTGAAACCATCTTCACAGTGATCATCAACCCTTCGGGGGTGGTGATGTGGTACCTGTATCCTATCGGGAAGCTGAGAACACCTCTGCAATGA
- the WBP2NL gene encoding postacrosomal sheath WW domain-binding protein isoform X1 — protein MAVNQSHTENRRKAYVPYGESVLNQCYDVDLSFPEQPPGSSLFHGTKRGTLLLTSYRVIFVTSHSVSDPMLSFMMPFDLMSNCSLEQPVFAPIYIQGTVQAAPDGGWEGQATFKLSFRKGGAIKFFQLMMKAASAAARGAPLQSITYWFGAPGLFIVSGQGSMTCNHHRSSPVVVHGPQPVRYGPPPAGYGVPPAGYGAPPAGYAPPPAGYAPPPAGYAPPPAGYAPPPAGYAPPPEGSEAPPVGYGAPPPRYEAPPPGYEAPPSGNRTGSHNPVAAQPDGYDASLPSTSSPQHHSPPSKN, from the exons ATGGCGGTGAACCAGAGCCACACGGAAAACCGCCGCAAGGCCTACGTCCCTTACGGCGAAAG TGTCTTGAATCAGTGTTATGATGTGGACCTCTCCTTCCCAGAGCAACCACCAGGATCCAGTCTCTTTCATGGTACAAAGAGGGGAACATTGCTTCTCACTTCATACCGG GTGATCTTCGTGACGTCACACTCAGTCAGTGATCCCATGCTTTCTTTTATGATGCCATTTGATCTGATGAGTAACTGTTCCCTCGAACAGCCAGTCTTTGCCCCCATCTACATTCAAGGAACCGTTCAGGCAGCTCCAGATG GTGGCTGGGAAGGACAGGCTACTTTTAAATTATCCTTCAGAAAAGGAGGTGCCATCAAATTTTTCCAGTTGATGATGAAAGCTGCCTCTGCTG ctgccCGAGGAGCTCCACTTCAAAGTATAACTTACTGGTTTGGTGCTCCAGGACTGTTTATCGTTAGTGGGCAGGGGAGCATGACGTGCAACCACCACAGGTCTTCTCCAG TTGTTGTCCATGGGCCCCAACCTGTGAGATATGGACCCCCACCAGCAGGATATGGAGTCCCACCAGCAGGATACGGAGCCCCACCAGCGGGATACGCACCCCCACCAGCGGGATACGCACCCCCACCAGCAGGATACGCACCCCCACCAGCAGGATACGCGCCCCCACCAGCAGGATATGCGCCCCCACCAGAGGGATCTGAAGCCCCACCTGTGGGATATGGAGCTCCACCTCCGAGATATGAAGCCCCACCTCCGGGATATGAAGCTCCACCTTCTGGAAATAGAACTGGGTCTCACAATCCTGTGGCAGCCCAGCCTGATGGATATGACGCTTCTCTTCCTTCCACCTCATCTCCTCAGCACCATTCACCACCTTCTAAGAACTAA
- the WBP2NL gene encoding postacrosomal sheath WW domain-binding protein isoform X2 — translation MAVNQSHTENRRKAYVPYGESVLNQCYDVDLSFPEQPPGSSLFHGTKRGTLLLTSYRVIFVTSHSVSDPMLSFMMPFDLMSNCSLEQPVFAPIYIQGTVQAAPDAARGAPLQSITYWFGAPGLFIVSGQGSMTCNHHRSSPVVVHGPQPVRYGPPPAGYGVPPAGYGAPPAGYAPPPAGYAPPPAGYAPPPAGYAPPPAGYAPPPEGSEAPPVGYGAPPPRYEAPPPGYEAPPSGNRTGSHNPVAAQPDGYDASLPSTSSPQHHSPPSKN, via the exons ATGGCGGTGAACCAGAGCCACACGGAAAACCGCCGCAAGGCCTACGTCCCTTACGGCGAAAG TGTCTTGAATCAGTGTTATGATGTGGACCTCTCCTTCCCAGAGCAACCACCAGGATCCAGTCTCTTTCATGGTACAAAGAGGGGAACATTGCTTCTCACTTCATACCGG GTGATCTTCGTGACGTCACACTCAGTCAGTGATCCCATGCTTTCTTTTATGATGCCATTTGATCTGATGAGTAACTGTTCCCTCGAACAGCCAGTCTTTGCCCCCATCTACATTCAAGGAACCGTTCAGGCAGCTCCAGATG ctgccCGAGGAGCTCCACTTCAAAGTATAACTTACTGGTTTGGTGCTCCAGGACTGTTTATCGTTAGTGGGCAGGGGAGCATGACGTGCAACCACCACAGGTCTTCTCCAG TTGTTGTCCATGGGCCCCAACCTGTGAGATATGGACCCCCACCAGCAGGATATGGAGTCCCACCAGCAGGATACGGAGCCCCACCAGCGGGATACGCACCCCCACCAGCGGGATACGCACCCCCACCAGCAGGATACGCACCCCCACCAGCAGGATACGCGCCCCCACCAGCAGGATATGCGCCCCCACCAGAGGGATCTGAAGCCCCACCTGTGGGATATGGAGCTCCACCTCCGAGATATGAAGCCCCACCTCCGGGATATGAAGCTCCACCTTCTGGAAATAGAACTGGGTCTCACAATCCTGTGGCAGCCCAGCCTGATGGATATGACGCTTCTCTTCCTTCCACCTCATCTCCTCAGCACCATTCACCACCTTCTAAGAACTAA
- the NAGA gene encoding alpha-N-acetylgalactosaminidase isoform X2, with protein MLWKTAPLLALVGQVLVLENGLLRRPPMGWLAWERFRCNIDCEEDPENCISERLFMEMADRLAQDGWRDLGYTYLNIDDCWIGGRDAKGRLVPSPKRFPNGIAFLADYAHSLGLQLGIYEDLGNFTCMGFPGTTLDKVVQDAQTFAEWKVDMLKLDGCFSTPEERAKGYPMMAAALNATGRPIAFSCSWPAYEGGLPPKVNYSQLAEICNLWRNYDDIQDSWSSVLSVLDWFVDHQDILQPVAGPGHWNDPDMLLIGNFGLSFEQARAQMALWTVLAAPLFISTDLRTISAQNMDILQNPLMIKINQDPLGIQGRRILKKSLIEVFLRPLDNNAYALVFFSRRTDMPYRFHCSLSQLNFTSSSLYEAQDVYTGGVISGLRTETIFTVIINPSGVVMWYLYPIGKLRTPLQ; from the exons ATGTTGTGGAAGACAG CGCCCTTGCTAGCCCTGGTGGGCCAGGTGCTGGTGCTGGAGAACGGGCTCCTGCGGAGGCCGCCCatgggctggctggcctgggaaCGCTTTCGCTGCAACATTGACTGTGAAGAGGACCCAGAGAACTGCATCAG TGAGCGGCTCTTCATGGAGATGGCTGACCGGCTGGCACAGGACGGATGGCGGGACCTGGGCTACACGTACCTTAACATCGATGACTGCTGGATTGGTGGGCGCGATGCCAAAGGCCGCCTGGTGCCTAGTCCCAAGCGCTTCCCCAACGGCATTGCCTTCCTGGCTGACTAT GCTCActccctgggcctccagctgGGCATCTATGAGGACCTGGGCAATTTCACCTGCATGGGTTTCCCAGGCACCACGCTAGACAAGGTGGTCCAGGATGCTCAAACCTTCGCCGAGTGGAAGGTGGACATGCTGAAGCTGGATGGCTGCTTCTCGACCCCGGAGGAACGGGCCAAGG GGTACCCCATGATGGCTGCTGCCCTGAATGCCACGGGCCGCCCCATCGCCttctcctgcagctggccagccTACGAAGGGGGCCTCCCCCCGAAG GTGAACTACAGTCAGCTGGCAGAGATCTGTAACCTGTGGCGCAACTATGACGACATCCAGGACTCCTGGAGCAGTGTGCTGTCCGTCCTGGACTGGTTTGTGGACCATCAGGACATTCTGCAGCCAGTGGCAGGCCCTGGACACTGGAACGACCCAGACATG CTGCTCATTGGGAACTTTGGCCTCAGTTTCGAGCAAGCTCGGGCCCAGATGGCCCTGTGGACAGTGCTGGCGGCCCCCCTCTTCATATCCACAGACCTGCGTACCATCTCCGCCCAGAACATGGACATTCTGCAGAATCCACTCATGATCAAAATCAACCAGGATCCCTTAGGCATCCAGGGACGCAGGATTCTCAAG AAGTCCCTCATTGAAGTGTTCCTGCGGCCCCTGGACAATAATGCCTACGCCTTGGTCTTCTTCAGCCGCAGGACAGATATGCCTTATCGCTTCCACTGCTCCCTCTCCCAGCTCAACTTCACCAGCTCCAGCTTGTACGAG GCCCAGGATGTCTACACGGGTGGCGTCATCAGTGGCCTCCGGACTGAAACCATCTTCACAGTGATCATCAACCCTTCGGGGGTGGTGATGTGGTACCTGTATCCTATCGGGAAGCTGAGAACACCTCTGCAATGA